A single genomic interval of bacterium harbors:
- a CDS encoding HigA family addiction module antitoxin, translating to MKKIPTIHPGEILQEEFLKPLNISQNRLGAELGVSPRRINEIVHGKRSITADTALRLSRFFGNSASFWLGLQMDYDLDIAGDALASRITREVHQLAVA from the coding sequence ATGAAAAAAATTCCGACAATACATCCGGGCGAAATTCTGCAAGAGGAGTTCCTTAAGCCTTTGAACATCAGTCAAAATCGACTTGGCGCCGAACTCGGGGTTTCCCCCCGCCGGATCAATGAAATCGTTCACGGCAAGCGCTCTATTACGGCCGATACCGCTCTGCGGTTGTCCAGGTTCTTTGGTAACTCTGCCAGCTTCTGGCTGGGCCTCCAGATGGACTATGACCTCGATATTGCCGGCGATGCGCTCGCCTCACGGATTACCAGAGAAGTCCATCAACTGGCCGTTGCCTGA